The following coding sequences are from one Coffea arabica cultivar ET-39 chromosome 11e, Coffea Arabica ET-39 HiFi, whole genome shotgun sequence window:
- the LOC113719463 gene encoding uncharacterized protein isoform X2: MSDQSALMPIKALEGIHGVQLVPNSPFTFEVIKHEDLQQSTCESLTVGTSQQLILQRAWQQRPPCLRPIHSCASGDKTIVERIANVLTSLPFIALGLQAPRKNLNCKLYANSLIGVGLSSSLYHASRGKLRKYLRWADYTMIATTTVCLSRALRAENPKLLMAASAVFLPIQPLMVSAVHTGMMEHYSGCGSPIVELQKTISSS; encoded by the exons ATGAGTGACCAAAGTGCATTAATGCCTATCAAAGCCTTGGAGGGTATACACGGAGTACAACTGGTTCCTAATTCACCATTTacatttgaagtgataaaacaTGAGGATTTACAGCAGTCAACCTGCGAAAGTTTGACTGTTGGGACTAGCCAACAGCTAATATTGCA GAGAGCATGGCAGCAAAGGCCTCCTTGTCTTAGGCCTATTCACTCTTGCGCATCTG GTGATAAGACTATTGTAGAGAGGATAGCTAATGTGCTTACATCACTTCCTTTTATTGCTCTTGGACTTCAGGCACCAAG GAAGAATCTAAACTGTAAACTTTATGCCAATTCCTTAATTGGAGTAGGGCTTTCCTCCAGCTTGTACCATGCTTCGAGAGGAAAACTAAGGAAATATCTGAGATGGGCTGACTACACAATGATAGCCACAACAACAGTG TGTTTGTCAAGGGCACTGCGCGCTGAGAACCCAAAGTTGCTCATGGCAGCCTCTGCTGTATTCCTGCCAATCCAGCCTTTGATGGTTTCTGCAGTACATACTGGGATGATGGAG CACTATTCAGGTTGTGGATCACCGATTGTGGAACTGCAGAAAACTATTTCAAGCAGTTGA
- the LOC113719463 gene encoding uncharacterized protein isoform X1 has product MSDQSALMPIKALEGIHGVQLVPNSPFTFEVIKHEDLQQSTCESLTVGTSQQLILQRAWQQRPPCLRPIHSCASGDKTIVERIANVLTSLPFIALGLQAPRKNLNCKLYANSLIGVGLSSSLYHASRGKLRKYLRWADYTMIATTTVCLSRALRAENPKLLMAASAVFLPIQPLMVSAVHTGMMEVAFAKRAFQDPELRMAHNVHKMSSLLGGALFIADDVFPETPFLHAGWHLAAAVGVGTCNKLLEQLQN; this is encoded by the exons ATGAGTGACCAAAGTGCATTAATGCCTATCAAAGCCTTGGAGGGTATACACGGAGTACAACTGGTTCCTAATTCACCATTTacatttgaagtgataaaacaTGAGGATTTACAGCAGTCAACCTGCGAAAGTTTGACTGTTGGGACTAGCCAACAGCTAATATTGCA GAGAGCATGGCAGCAAAGGCCTCCTTGTCTTAGGCCTATTCACTCTTGCGCATCTG GTGATAAGACTATTGTAGAGAGGATAGCTAATGTGCTTACATCACTTCCTTTTATTGCTCTTGGACTTCAGGCACCAAG GAAGAATCTAAACTGTAAACTTTATGCCAATTCCTTAATTGGAGTAGGGCTTTCCTCCAGCTTGTACCATGCTTCGAGAGGAAAACTAAGGAAATATCTGAGATGGGCTGACTACACAATGATAGCCACAACAACAGTG TGTTTGTCAAGGGCACTGCGCGCTGAGAACCCAAAGTTGCTCATGGCAGCCTCTGCTGTATTCCTGCCAATCCAGCCTTTGATGGTTTCTGCAGTACATACTGGGATGATGGAG GTTGCTTTTGCAAAAAGAGCATTTCAAGATCCAGAACTGAGGATGGCACACAATGTACATAAGATGTCATCACTTTTGGGGGGTGCACTTTTCATTGCTGATGATGTCTTCCCTGAAACTCCCTTCCTTCATGCTGGTTGGCATCTAGCTGCTGCTGTTGGAGTTGGCACTTGTAACAAGCTTTTAGAGCAACTTCAGAATTAA
- the LOC113719461 gene encoding uncharacterized protein isoform X2, which produces MWLKNCEDSVKESRYDALYNQRIRHIFPKSNASMSNCAPCCLIPSNYSSHIGNGIGFPMNYHQTCVNHDEESKDENHMEPIVSSRWNPTPEQLMALEEMYRRGVRTPSAEEIKLIAAKLRQFGKIEGKNVFYWFQNHKARERQKRRRQPDSNSSKNATDVETLDAKETGFSCKALEGEHNKKLVTTIPAYSSTSKESVSMQRSMVTESGTDGWTHLDERELQKRSERKIAKGATSLMDMSCMAPNSDLLNTITAPSTLESSGENQQITALNSSVVSPSCGEDMINYEDGRRNHHTLQLFPLRSDDHCSIKASETEFKELRTTISSKLPPKQFYEFL; this is translated from the exons ATGTGGTTGAAAAATTGTGAGGATAGTGTCAAGGAATCTAGATATGATGCATTATACAATCAACGAATTCGCCATATCTTCCCAAAATCTAATGCTTCAATGAGCAATTGTGCTCCATGTTGCTTGATACCATCTAATTACTCCAGTCACATTGGCAACGGGATTGGATTTCCCATGAACTACCATCAAA CTTGCGTTAATCATGATGAAGAAAGTAAAGATGAGAACCACATGGAACCCATAGTGAGTTCAAGGTGGAATCCAACACCGGAGCAGCTAATGGCCTTAGAGGAAATGTATCGACGCGGAGTAAGAACTCCCTCAGCTGAAGAGATCAAGCTCATTGCTGCAAAGCTTCGCCAGTTTGGTAAGATTGAAGGGAAGAATGTGTTCTATTGGTTTCAAAACCACAAAGCAAGAGAACGACAGAAAAGACGTCGCCAACCGGACTCAAATTCTAGCAAAAATGCAACTGACGTTGAAACCCTAGATGCAAAAGAGACAG GATTTAGCTGCAAAGCTTTGGAAGGTGAACACAATAAGAAGTTGGTTACTACAATTCCAGCATACAGTTCAACTTCAAAG GAGTCTGTATCAATGCAAAGATCAATGGTAACAGAAAGTGGAACAGATGGATGGACTCATTTGGATGAGAGAGAACTGCAGAAGAGGAGCGAAAGGAAAATAGCAAAGGGTGCAACTTCCCTGATGGATATGTCTTGTATGGCTCCCAACTCTGACCTATTAAACACCATAACTGCACCTTCCACACTTGAATCTTCAGGGGAAAATCAGCAGATAACTGCATTAAATTCCAGCGTAGTTTCCCCATCCTGCGGTGAAGATATGATCAACTATGAAGATGGAAGAAGAAACCATCACACACTTCAGCTATTTCCACTGCGAAGCGACGATCATTGCTCCATTAAAGCATCAGAGACAGAGTTTAAAGAGCTTAGGACAACGATAAGTTCCAAACTTCCTCCAAAACAGTTCTATGAGTTCCTCTAG
- the LOC113719461 gene encoding uncharacterized protein isoform X1 gives MWLKNCEDSVKESRYDALYNQRIRHIFPKSNASMSNCAPCCLIPSNYSSHIGNGIGFPMNYHQSMSQFFVSFSSVLLICVMSYECLVACVNHDEESKDENHMEPIVSSRWNPTPEQLMALEEMYRRGVRTPSAEEIKLIAAKLRQFGKIEGKNVFYWFQNHKARERQKRRRQPDSNSSKNATDVETLDAKETGFSCKALEGEHNKKLVTTIPAYSSTSKESVSMQRSMVTESGTDGWTHLDERELQKRSERKIAKGATSLMDMSCMAPNSDLLNTITAPSTLESSGENQQITALNSSVVSPSCGEDMINYEDGRRNHHTLQLFPLRSDDHCSIKASETEFKELRTTISSKLPPKQFYEFL, from the exons ATGTGGTTGAAAAATTGTGAGGATAGTGTCAAGGAATCTAGATATGATGCATTATACAATCAACGAATTCGCCATATCTTCCCAAAATCTAATGCTTCAATGAGCAATTGTGCTCCATGTTGCTTGATACCATCTAATTACTCCAGTCACATTGGCAACGGGATTGGATTTCCCATGAACTACCATCAAAGTATGTCACAATTTTTTGTTagtttttcttctgttttactTATTTGTGTGATGAGTTATGAATGTCTTGTAGCTTGCGTTAATCATGATGAAGAAAGTAAAGATGAGAACCACATGGAACCCATAGTGAGTTCAAGGTGGAATCCAACACCGGAGCAGCTAATGGCCTTAGAGGAAATGTATCGACGCGGAGTAAGAACTCCCTCAGCTGAAGAGATCAAGCTCATTGCTGCAAAGCTTCGCCAGTTTGGTAAGATTGAAGGGAAGAATGTGTTCTATTGGTTTCAAAACCACAAAGCAAGAGAACGACAGAAAAGACGTCGCCAACCGGACTCAAATTCTAGCAAAAATGCAACTGACGTTGAAACCCTAGATGCAAAAGAGACAG GATTTAGCTGCAAAGCTTTGGAAGGTGAACACAATAAGAAGTTGGTTACTACAATTCCAGCATACAGTTCAACTTCAAAG GAGTCTGTATCAATGCAAAGATCAATGGTAACAGAAAGTGGAACAGATGGATGGACTCATTTGGATGAGAGAGAACTGCAGAAGAGGAGCGAAAGGAAAATAGCAAAGGGTGCAACTTCCCTGATGGATATGTCTTGTATGGCTCCCAACTCTGACCTATTAAACACCATAACTGCACCTTCCACACTTGAATCTTCAGGGGAAAATCAGCAGATAACTGCATTAAATTCCAGCGTAGTTTCCCCATCCTGCGGTGAAGATATGATCAACTATGAAGATGGAAGAAGAAACCATCACACACTTCAGCTATTTCCACTGCGAAGCGACGATCATTGCTCCATTAAAGCATCAGAGACAGAGTTTAAAGAGCTTAGGACAACGATAAGTTCCAAACTTCCTCCAAAACAGTTCTATGAGTTCCTCTAG